In Pedobacter heparinus DSM 2366, the following are encoded in one genomic region:
- a CDS encoding bifunctional metallophosphatase/5'-nucleotidase has translation MEELLKINRRNFIRTAGVAATTFALNFKAYDAFAAGDLVKLCILHTNDVHSRIEPFPMDGSRNQGLGGTARRAGLISSIRAKEKNVLLLDAGDIFQGTPYFNKFGGELEMKLMTAMGYDAATMGNHDFDNGLAGFHKQLPHANFPILCSNYDFSNTLLKGSTQPYKLFKKEGLKIGVFGIGIELKGLVEGKNYGDTVFIDPIAKANEMADLLKQDLKCDLIICLSHLGYKYAANKVSDQVLAKNNKNIDLIIGGHTHTFMDQPEDVQNLSGRITTINQVGFAGINLGRIDYYFERYKGKRIKTASPYIISNELDS, from the coding sequence ATGGAAGAATTACTAAAGATTAACCGCAGGAATTTTATCAGGACTGCTGGAGTGGCTGCCACCACTTTTGCGTTAAATTTTAAGGCCTATGATGCTTTTGCAGCAGGGGACCTGGTTAAGCTGTGCATTTTACATACCAACGATGTACACAGCCGGATAGAGCCTTTTCCGATGGATGGTTCGCGGAACCAGGGTTTAGGGGGCACAGCAAGACGTGCTGGCCTGATCAGTAGCATAAGGGCAAAGGAAAAAAATGTGCTGTTGCTGGATGCCGGTGATATTTTTCAGGGCACACCTTATTTTAACAAATTTGGCGGGGAACTGGAAATGAAACTGATGACCGCCATGGGCTATGATGCTGCTACAATGGGCAACCACGATTTTGACAACGGACTGGCGGGCTTTCATAAGCAATTGCCCCATGCTAATTTTCCAATATTGTGTAGCAATTACGATTTCTCCAATACCCTGCTTAAGGGTAGTACGCAACCTTATAAGCTCTTTAAAAAAGAAGGACTAAAGATTGGGGTATTTGGAATTGGTATTGAACTGAAAGGTTTGGTTGAGGGTAAAAACTACGGTGATACTGTTTTTATTGATCCTATTGCAAAAGCCAATGAAATGGCTGATTTGCTAAAGCAAGATTTGAAATGTGATTTGATAATATGCTTATCTCATTTGGGTTATAAATATGCTGCTAACAAAGTATCGGATCAGGTATTGGCAAAAAACAATAAGAACATAGATCTGATTATTGGTGGGCATACGCATACTTTTATGGATCAGCCTGAAGATGTACAGAACTTAAGCGGTCGGATTACTACCATTAACCAGGTTGGCTTTGCGGGTATCAATCTGGGTAGAATAGATTATTATTTTGAACGATATAAAGGCAAGCGGATTAAAACCGCTTCACCTTATATTATTTCAAACGAATTAGATAGCTAA
- a CDS encoding 5'-nucleotidase C-terminal domain-containing protein produces the protein MKILPKTCKHYTWHFTAHFVLLLGLSLASCSSGYKLVKANRADYAIDKAVLPDSSVIKTYQPYKQQLDDEMNQVLGYSEMAMTKNNDQPETVLGNFFSDAVMQQALKYDPSIDFSMPSTKGGIRVDLPKGAIKLSNMFELMPFENELVAFTLKGTDVQQLINFIAATNGQPVAGIRLKIADKKPVEVFIQGKAFDPEKTYRVLTSDYIAGGGDNALGFKNPLEKKVLGLKVRDALINYVKEQGAAGKTINAKLDGRITKD, from the coding sequence ATGAAAATATTACCAAAAACCTGTAAACATTACACCTGGCATTTCACTGCTCATTTCGTTTTACTGCTGGGCTTAAGCCTGGCTTCCTGCTCTTCCGGTTATAAACTGGTAAAGGCCAACCGCGCTGATTATGCGATTGACAAAGCCGTTTTGCCCGATAGTAGCGTTATTAAAACCTACCAGCCCTATAAGCAGCAGCTGGATGATGAGATGAACCAGGTTCTGGGCTATTCGGAAATGGCCATGACCAAAAACAATGACCAGCCGGAAACGGTACTGGGTAATTTTTTCTCGGACGCAGTGATGCAGCAGGCTTTAAAATATGACCCCTCAATTGATTTTTCTATGCCTTCAACAAAAGGGGGTATAAGGGTAGATTTACCCAAAGGTGCCATTAAGTTATCAAATATGTTTGAACTGATGCCTTTTGAAAATGAACTGGTAGCCTTTACTTTAAAAGGTACAGATGTGCAGCAACTGATCAACTTTATTGCCGCTACAAACGGACAGCCAGTTGCAGGTATACGCCTGAAAATAGCAGACAAAAAGCCTGTAGAGGTATTTATTCAGGGAAAAGCCTTTGATCCGGAAAAAACTTACCGGGTGCTGACCTCTGATTACATTGCTGGTGGTGGCGACAATGCCCTGGGATTTAAAAACCCGCTGGAGAAAAAAGTATTGGGGCTGAAGGTGAGGGATGCCCTGATCAATTATGTGAAGGAACAAGGTGCCGCAGGCAAAACAATTAATGCGAAACTGGATGGAAGAATTACTAAAGATTAA
- the mnmA gene encoding tRNA 2-thiouridine(34) synthase MnmA, with protein MSKKGRILVAMSGGVDSSVAAVMLHEQGYEVIGLTMKTWDYATSGSSSKETGCCSLDSINDARTLAVNYGFPHYILDIRDEFGDFVIDNFVDEYLAGRTPNPCVLCNTHIKWEALLKRANKLDCEFIATGHYANIRQQDSGRYVISKGKDENKDQSYVLWGVSQENLSRTQFPLGSFAKSEIRQMALDMGQEELAKKSESYEICFVPDNDYRAFLKHKVEDLEQRVAGGNFITSNGMVVGQHKGYPFYTIGQRKGLGIAFGEPMFVTQILPESNTVVLGRADELERKEAMVRNLNLVKYESIHEPMDNVVTKIRYKDAGMLSTIVQEKDKMRVVFDHNVSAIAPGQSAVFYEGNDLLGGGFLC; from the coding sequence ATGAGTAAAAAAGGCAGAATATTGGTAGCCATGAGTGGCGGGGTCGACAGTTCGGTAGCAGCAGTAATGCTCCATGAACAAGGTTATGAAGTCATTGGTTTAACCATGAAAACCTGGGATTATGCCACCTCAGGAAGCAGTAGCAAAGAAACCGGCTGCTGCAGTCTCGACAGCATCAACGATGCCCGTACCCTTGCGGTAAACTACGGCTTCCCCCATTATATATTAGACATCAGGGACGAGTTTGGCGATTTCGTGATCGATAACTTTGTAGACGAATACCTTGCCGGCCGTACCCCTAACCCATGTGTATTGTGTAATACCCATATCAAATGGGAAGCCCTGTTAAAACGTGCCAACAAGCTCGATTGCGAATTTATCGCGACCGGGCATTATGCCAATATCCGTCAGCAGGACAGCGGAAGGTATGTCATTTCCAAAGGAAAAGACGAAAATAAAGACCAGTCTTACGTACTCTGGGGTGTATCCCAGGAAAACCTGTCAAGAACCCAGTTCCCATTAGGTTCCTTTGCCAAATCAGAGATCAGACAAATGGCCCTGGATATGGGACAGGAAGAACTGGCTAAAAAAAGCGAAAGCTACGAGATCTGCTTTGTACCGGATAACGATTACCGGGCCTTTTTAAAACACAAAGTGGAAGACCTGGAGCAGCGCGTTGCCGGTGGTAATTTCATTACCAGCAACGGAATGGTGGTTGGTCAGCATAAAGGTTATCCTTTTTATACAATCGGACAAAGAAAAGGTCTTGGTATCGCCTTTGGCGAACCCATGTTTGTGACCCAGATCCTGCCCGAAAGCAATACTGTAGTATTGGGCAGGGCCGATGAACTGGAACGTAAAGAAGCCATGGTCAGGAACCTCAATCTGGTGAAATACGAAAGTATACATGAACCAATGGATAACGTGGTTACCAAAATCCGATATAAAGATGCAGGTATGCTGAGTACCATTGTACAGGAAAAAGACAAAATGCGTGTGGTCTTCGATCACAATGTATCGGCTATAGCACCCGGACAATCCGCAGTTTTCTATGAGGGGAACGACCTGTTAGGCGGCGGTTTCCTTTGCTAA
- a CDS encoding glutathione peroxidase, giving the protein MNLLLIILNLFFTPPAKSVYDFSFKTIDGKEVKLSKFKGKKILIVNTASKCGYTPQYEDLEKLHKQYGNKVVLIGFPAGNFGGQELATNSEIKEFCTGKYNVDFLLAEKSSVKGNDITPLFKYLTTAENPDFTGDINWNFEKFLINEKGQLVHRFRSKVKPLDENITKNL; this is encoded by the coding sequence ATGAACTTATTACTAATAATACTGAACCTCTTTTTTACGCCTCCGGCCAAAAGTGTATACGATTTTTCTTTTAAGACCATTGATGGCAAGGAAGTAAAACTTTCGAAATTTAAGGGTAAAAAGATCCTTATTGTAAACACAGCTTCAAAATGTGGGTATACCCCGCAATATGAGGACCTGGAAAAGCTGCACAAGCAATACGGCAACAAAGTGGTGCTGATCGGTTTCCCGGCAGGCAATTTTGGTGGACAGGAACTGGCTACCAATAGCGAGATCAAGGAGTTTTGTACCGGAAAGTACAATGTCGACTTTTTGCTGGCTGAAAAGAGCAGTGTAAAAGGAAATGACATTACACCTTTGTTTAAGTACCTTACAACAGCTGAAAACCCTGATTTTACAGGCGATATCAACTGGAACTTTGAAAAATTCCTGATCAATGAAAAGGGGCAGCTGGTACACCGTTTCCGTTCTAAAGTGAAACCACTGGATGAAAATATTACCAAAAACCTGTAA